From the Catenulispora sp. EB89 genome, the window CCTCGACCTCGGCCACCGCGGCCGCGACAGCCGCCGCCAGCACGACTTCCTCGGCCTCGACGTGGCCCTCGGAGCGACTCTCGGAGCGCACGGATTCCGACGCGTGCCGCTCCTCGACTGCGGCCATCTCGGCCCGATGCCGTTCCTCGGCCTCGGCGATGGCGGCGGCGACAGCGGCACCGGTCGCGGCGGCGAGCGCCTCCTCGCCGAGCGTGGCGTGCTCGGCCCGCGTGGACTCGAGCTCGGCGGCGTGCCGCTCCTCGACGGCGGCGATCGCGGCAGCCGCAGCCACCGTCGCGGCCTCGAGCTCCGCAGCATGCGCGGCACGAGCCGCCTCGGACTCGGCGCCGTGGCGCTCCTCGGCTTCCGCAACAGCCGCAGCCACCGCGACGCCGGTCGCAACCTCGAGTTCAGCAGTGTGCGCGGCGCGTGCGGCCTCTAGCTCCGAGCCGTGGCGCTCTTCGGCCTCGGCAACAGCGGCAGCCACCGCGACGCCGGTCGCAGCCGCCAGCGCCTCCTCGCCGACCGACGCATGCTCAGCGCGCGTCGACTCCAGCTCAGCAGCATGCTCAGCGCGCGCAGCTTCCAGCTCCGCAGTGTGGCGCTCCTCGGCCTCGGCAACAGCCGCAGCCACCGCCACACCGGTCGCAGCCGCCAGCGCCTCCTCGCTGACCGACGCATGCTCGGCCCGCGTCGACTCCAGCGCCGCCTCATGCTCGGCCCGCGCCGCTGCCAACTCCGCAGCGTGCCGCTCCTCGACCGCGGCCAGCGCCGCGGCGGCGGCAGCCGTTGCCGCCTCAAGCTCCGCGGCGTGGCCGGTGCGGGCGGCTTCGAGGTTCAGTCCGTGTCGCGCCTCGGTCGCGTTCAGCTTGTTGCGGTGCCGCTCCTCGGCCTCGGCGATCGCCACCGCCACTGCGGCACCGGTCGCCGCCGCCAGCGCTTCCTCGCCGGCCGACGCATGCTCGGCTCGCGCCGCCTCCAGCTCCGAGTGGTGCGCGGTCTCCGCCTCGGCGAGCGCCAGGGCGACTGCCGCTTCCGAGGCCGCCGCGACCGCCTCGTCGTTCGACGCCGCCTGCGCCGCCTCGACTTCGGCGAGTGCCTGCGCCACGGCCGCCGCGATGGCCGCCTCCGTCAGTTCCGCCGTCGCGGCCTGCTGGTCGGCCAGCGCCGTGGCGACCGCCGCCTCGCGTTCGGCCGCGTGCCGTTCCTCGGCCTCGGCCAGGGCCGTCGCGATGGCCGCCGCCGACGCCGTCGCGACCGCCTCGTCGCTCACCTGGGAGTGCGACGCCTCGGCCTCCGCCAGCGCCGCCGCGACCGCGGCCGACGTCGCCAGCGCGAGCGCCTCCTCCGACGCCTCGGCCGCGCGCGCCTCCGCGTCCGCCACGGCTGCGGCGACCGCTGCCGCGGTGGCGGCTTCCGCCTCGGCGACCGAGATCGTGTCGCCCTTGCGTGCGCCGCCGGCCGTCGGGCTCACCGCGGGCGTCCACGCGCCCGTGTCCGCGTCCTCGACGCTCGCGCCCAGCGACTCCGAACGCGCCGCCGCCAAGGCCAGCGCCGCCTCGGCCGCCGCTTCCGCCGCCGCCGCACGCTCCGTCACGATCCGCGGCGTCGCCAGCTCCGTGACCGGCTGCGCCTTCAGCGCCTCGACCACGTCCGCCATCGACGGCCGCGTGCCCGCCTGGTCCGACAGGCTCAGCGCGAAGGTCTCCGCGAGCCGGGAACCTCCGCCGAAGTACTCGGTCAGGCGCCCGACGGCTATCTCACGCCGGTACGCCAACAACAACGCCGCGTCGTGCGCCGCGCCGGACACCACGATCCCCGCCGCGCCCTCGGCACCGGCCGCTCCCGCGACCAGCCCGACGCCAGCCGCCACACCGGCGGCTCCCGCGACCCCGGCCGCACCCGCAGCACCGGCCGCGCCGGCGGCCCCGGCAGCTCCAGCCGCCGCCCCGCCGCCCGCGAACTCGCCCCGCGCACGCACCAAATCCTCGTGCACGATCTCCCAGCCGAACACGCCCACATAAAGCAGCCACGCCAGCCCGTACACGTCATCGGCAGCCGTGGCCGCCGCCCCGCTGAACCGAGCCGCCGTCAGGAATCCGCTCGGAGCCTCGACGGCCACCGCGGCCGCGTCGCCCTCAAAGGCGAGCCCCATCGCAAGGTCCACGAAGATGTCGTTCTTGCCGCCCACCCACACCGAGTCGGTGTGCAGCCAGCCGTGCACCAGCCCGGCGGCGTGCACGCGCTCGAAGACCTCGGCGACGTTCAGCGCGACCGAGCCCATCTCCGCCGACGTCAGCGCGCGCTTCATCAGCCGCGACGTCAGGGACGAGCCCTTGTCCTGGTCGTAGACCGCGAACTCGATGTAGCTGTCGCTCTTGTGGATCAGTTTGTGGGAATGCTGGTCGTGGTCGGTGACCACGCGGTCCTCGTGCGCGATCCGCTTCTGCCCGGCCTCGCGCACCACCGCGATCGCCGGGTGCTCCAGATGCGTCAGCGCCGCGACCGCGTTCTCCAGGCCGCCCGAAGCCGTGATCTGGATCCACACCCGGCGCCGCCGCACCGTGTCGGAGGCGAGCCACAACTCGCCGATCCCGCGGTGCCACAGCCGCCGGGACAGGGTGTAGCGACCAGCCAGGACGATGCCCGCGGAGACTCCCGATATACCTGCCACGGCGGCTAATTGTGCACAGTGTTCGAGCCCTTGCACAGCGCGCGGACAGCGCCCCGAAGCGTATTTTCGTCTAGACGCCCCGGGCGTTCACCGAACCGTCTCTCACCTGCGTTCCGTCGCTATCACCACGGCCACTCCGAGCACCACGATCAGGCCTCCGACAACCACGGCCAAGGTGATGGTCTCGCTCAGGAACAGCGCGCCGAGTGCGACGGCCACAACAGGGTTGACATATGCGTATGTTGCGACAGTGGAAATCGGCGCGTTCTTCAACAGCCATACATAGGACGAGAACGCCACAAGCGATCCCGCGCCGACGAGATAGACGGTCGCCCACACCGAGGTTCCCGTAACGGCGCCGGGGCGGAAGTGCTCGCCGTGCAGCGCAGCCGCGATCGCGCAGCCGATGCCGCCGAACACCATCTGGTACGCCGAGGCCACGAACGAGTCCTTCGGCGGCGTCAGCCACACCTTGGACGCCACCGAGCCGAACGCCCAGCTGATCGAGGCGATGAGCACGAGCACGACGCCCAGCACGTAGTTGTGCGCGCCGCCGCCCCCGGGCCGCATCAGGACCACGAGCCCGCCGAAACCGATGAGGACGCCGACCAGCATGCGTCCGGTGGGCCGGTCCCTGGCCACCGCGCGCCACACCACGATCCACAGTGGCACGGACGCCACGAGCAGCGCGGACGTGCCGGACGGGATGTACTGCTCGGACAGGACGACGAAACCGTTGCCGCCGAGCAGGAGCAGCGTGCCGATCAGCGCGGCGGAGGCCAGCTGGCGCCCCGTGACGCGCAGCGCGGACGGGCCGCGGCGGATCGCGAGGAAAGCCAGGAGGATCAGGCCGGCGAGGGTGAAGCGGAGCGCCGCGGACGACAGCGGCGGGATGGATTCGATGGCGTAGCGGATCGCGAGGTAGGTGGAGCCCCAGACGAAGTAGACGGCGGCGAGGGCGATCCACGCGGTCGTCGTCATGTGCTGGGTGGCCGCGGCCGGACGCTTCGGCTTGTCCGGCTTCAGCTTGTCCGGCTTCTGTGTTGCCCCGTCCGAGTGAACGGCGCCCGAAGCGATCGTCATACCCCTGATCCCTTCACGGTCCTGACCATATGCGGCCAGCCTGCGGGATTCACGGGGAGAACGACAAGGGCCACTCGCATGCGAGTGGCCCTAGCGACGTTCGGACGCGGCGCTCAGCGCGGCTTCTCGGCGGTCCTTGCTTCTCGGCGGTCCTTGCTTCTCGGCGGTCCTTGCTTCTCGGCGTCCTGCTTCCCAGCGGTGCTACCTCTCAGCGCCCCGGCGGATCAACAGTTCGGCGGATCAGCGGTCCGGCGCCCCCGCGGATCAGCCCAGCGCGCGCAGCAGGTCGGCCAGCAGGTCGTCGACGGACTCGATCCCGACCGAGAGCCGGATCAGGTCGTTCGGCACCTCCAGCGGGGAGCCGGCGGCGCTGGCGTGGGTCATGCGGCCGGGGTGCTCGATCAGGGACTCGACGCCGCCGAGCGACTCGCCGAGCGTGAACAGCTCGGTGCGGCCGCAGATGTCGACCGCCTCCTGCTCGCCGCCGGCCACCCGGAAGGAGATCATGCCGCCGAAGCCGGACATCTGCTTGGCCGCGACCTCGTGGCCCGGGTCGTCGGGCAGGCCGGGGTAGTGCACGGCCGTCACCTTCGGGTGCGCGACCAGGGCCTCGGCGATGCGCTGGGCGTTCGAGCAGTGCCGGTCCATGCGCACCGCCAGGGTCTTGACGCCGCGCATGACCAGCCAGGCGTCGAAGGGGCCGGCGACGGCGCCCATCGCGTTCTGGTGGTAGGTCAGCTCCGCACCCAGCTCCTCGTCGGCCACGACCAGGGCGCCGCCGACCACGTCGGAGTGGCCGCCCATGTACTTGGTGGTGGAGTGCACGACCACGTCGGCACCCAGCGCCAGCGGCTGCTGGAGGTAGGGCGTGGCGAACGTGTTGTCGACGACCAGCAGCGAGCCGGTCTCGTGTGCGACGCCGGCCAGCGCGGCGATGTTCGCGATCCCCAGCAGCGGGTTCGAGGGCGTCTCGACCCAGATCGCCTTGGTCTTGCCGGGCACCACGGCGGCACGCACGGCGGCCGGGTCGGACATGTTGGCGGCGGTCCAGCCCAGGCCCCAGCGCGACAGGACCTTGGCGAACAGCCGGAACGTGCCGCCGTAGGCGTCGGCCGGGATCACGACGTGGTCGCCGGGCACGCACACAGTCCGCAGCAGGCAGTCCTCCGCGGCCAGACCGGAGGCGAAGGCCAGGCCGAGGCGGCCGCCCTCGATCGCGGCGAGGCAGTCCTCCAGCGCTTTGCGCGTCGGGTTGGCACTGCGGGAGTACTCGTAGCCACCCCGAAGGCCTCCGACACCGTCCTGCTTGTAGGTGGAGACCTGGTAGATCGGGGGGACGACGGCGCCGGTCAGCGGGTCCGGGTCCTGGCCGGCATGGATGGCCAGGGTCTCGAAGGCGGCGTGGGCGTGGGCGTCAGATGCGGACATGGGCTTAGGTTACGCGTTCGGGGCTGGGCGGCCCGGTGTGGCGGGTGTGGTGCGAGGTGGCGCGGCCGCGGTGCGAACGGGATGCGGCGCGTGGACGACGTGCGGGGTGTGCGTGGCGTGGGTCAGCTTCGCGGCCGGGGCGATCTGGGCGAGATCGGGGACCGGCCCGAAGACGAGGCCGTCGGCCACCTGCGCTTGGGCCATCCGGGCGTCGGCCATCCGACGTACCCGCCGCCGTTCCAGGAGCCGGGCCCGCTGCCGCACGGCGTACATCAGCACCGCGGCACCGAGAACGATGACCAGGCCGAACATGATGATCAAGCCCTGCCACGACCCGGCTTCCGCAACACCGTGGTGCGGTCCTGGCGTGCCTATCTCCACCGGCGCGCTGGGGACGTAGGGCGTGTTGTCCCCGGCGAGGCCGAGCAGCCCGCGCGCAGGGCCGAGCCCGTCCAGCACCCCCGCGATCAGCGAACCCATCGGCAGCCTCCCGAGCCCCAGTCGTATCACCTGAAGAGGACAATACCGACCTTTGCGGACACTGCATCTTGACGCAAGACCACGTTCGGGTCGGGTTTCACGGCGTCATGGCAGCCGCGAATGCCCTCAGCTCCCTGTCGGGGTCCGGTCCGGCGGGGACATAGACGATCTCTGTGACCCCCGCAGCCGCGGTCCGAACGATGCGGTCGCGAAGAGAGGACGCGTCGCCGTTCCATCCCAACGCGAAAATTCCCGGTCCGGCTGCGGCTACGGCCGGGCGGTCGCGGTCGGTGAGGCGCACGAGGTGGCCCTCGTGGACGGCCAGGTGGCCCTGTCCGGGTGGCAGTTCCGCTTCCACCTCGGTGCGCCACTCCGCGCCGCCGGGGAGCTGGTCGATCGCGGTGAGGTCCTGCTCCCACGCGGCGTGCAGCGCGATCGCGGCGTAGCCCGGGCCGGCGGCCTCGAGGACGCGCTGGTCGGTGTGGCTCTCGCCGGGGTCGAGGACGGTGCCGAAACGCAGGAGGGCGCTGTCGGTCCAGGGGCCGTGGGAGGTGGGTGCGGACGTCCAGATCACGCCCGGGGGCTTGAGGTCGATGGCGGTCGCGACGCCCTTCGGCCCCGAGACGGCGAGCCACAGCGGCACGTCGACCGGGCGCTCCGGCCCCATACCGGGCAGCTGCATCATGCGGCACGGCCGTCCGTCGATGTCCACGGTCCGGCCGTCCAGCAGGGCACGGACCTGGCGGTAGTAGTCGGCGGTCGCGGACCACCGCGCAGGCTTCAGGCCGAGCGTGAACCGCGCCGTGGCACCGGTCCCGATGCCGACGACCAACCGGCCGGGCGCCAGCTCCGCCACGGAGGCGATCGCCGAAGCGGTGACCATCGGATGACGGAGGCCGGGCACCGTCACCCCGACCCCGAGGCGAATGGTGCGGGTAGCGGCGGCGACACGGCCGAGCGCGACCCACAGGTCGCCGAACAGGGCCGGCGAGTCGAACAGCCACACCCGGTGGTAGCCGAGGTCCTCGGCGAGTCCGGCCCGGGCAACGACGTCGGCGGTCGGCGGCAGTGCGCAGGACAGGCGCGGGCTGGCGGAGGTCACGACCTTCGCCGACCAGCCGAACGCGGCCCACCTCTGGTTCGCCTACTGGCTCGACGCCGGCCGCCGCTCCCGCACCCGCCCCCTCGACGAGATGCACCGCGAAGTCACGAGCCTGCTGACCGAACTCCTCACCGACGTAGCGGTGGACGACCCGCGCGAACGCGCGCACGCCCTGCTCTCGTACCTGCTGGGCACTGTCGTGCAGCAGATGGTGACGCCCCTGGCGTTCCCGGCACTCGCCGCCGAGATCACCCTCCTGTGCGGCATGAGCTGACGGTATTCGCCGGCCGGCGCCGCGCGGCGACCGCCGAACGGATGCCGTGAGCCGAGATCCGCTGCCGCCGAAAACCCACGCAACCTCCCGGGCGGCTGCGCGTCAATGCAGGTGACAGAACGTTAATTTGGGAGGGAACGATGATGCGCTCACGCATCGCCACGGCTGCGGTCGCCGCATCTCTGGTCGCGGGTCTCGCGGCCTGCAGCACCACGTCGAAGGCTCCGGCGGGCGGTGCCCCGGCCGCGCCGGGCGCATCGTCGAGCACGACGGCCCCCGGCGGGGACGCCACGTCGGCGCCGGTCGTGCCGGTGGCGGCGAGCTCGTCGGCCGCCACGGGGACGTCGGCCACGTCGGCCTTCACCCCGGCCCAGCTGGAGACGATGCGGGCCAAGGTGGCCGCCGTGTACGACCAGGGCTACACCACCGCGACGCAGCACTACTCGCAGCCGGACATCAACCAGAAGGAACTCGCCGCCGACTTCGCGGACAAGGCGACGATGGACGCGGTCTTCGGCACCGGAGCCGTCGGCTCGGACCGCCCGATGGACTGCGGCACGGCGAAGTACAACGGCATCGTCCTCGGCGCCGTCCAGTCCGCCGGCGACGCCGCGACCATCCCGGTCGCCCTTTACGAGAACGCCAAGGCCGGCGCCGCCGAGATCACCGTGACCGTGGATCCGACCTCCGGCGTCGTCAAGAGCGTGGCGTGCGGCGGAGCGCCGAAGCCGGCGGACTTCCCCGGCGTCGCGCCGCTCGTGGCGTACTACGGGGCGATGGCCTCCGGGAACACCGCTGTGCTCAACGACAAGTCGCGTCCGTACTTCACCCCGGCGTTCGCCGCCTGGAAGCCCAAGGCCACGGACTACGACGCGGACACCTGCTCCCAGTACGTCCCGGACCTGTGGGCGGTGGCCCTGACCGGCACGTCCTCCGCGGCCAGCACCTGGGACTTCGGCCCGGGACGGGTCGCGACCCTCCCCAATCCGAGCGTGCCGGCCGACCCGACCGGCTTCTACGCGTCGCTGGCCGTCGACCTCGGCTCGGCCAAGATCTCGCGCGTGAGCTGCTACTCGAGCCCGCCGAAGGGCGACCCCGCGCACGCCGGGGACTACGTGAACCGGCTGATGGAGAACTACCGCCTGGCCGCGGACCAGAAGTCCCTCGGCGTGGACCCGCAGGCCGCCATCCGCTCGTCCTTCGTCTCGGACGCCGCCTTCACCACGGCCTGGAACGGCACCGGCACCGTTCCGCTGCTGTGCAGCAGCACGGTCCCCGGCTCGGTCGAGACCGCGGACAACTCGACCGGAACCACCTCCGGCTCCAAGATCACCTTCAACATGGTGACCTGGCGGCAGTGGCACCCGGACAACCCGGGCCAGGAGCTGAGCAAGTTCACGCTCGTCCTGGACGCGAGCACGATGAAGATCTCCTCGATCACCTGCATCAAGTAGGCGACAGAGCAGACAACCCCGCCGCCTCGCTCATGACTCGTTCATGGGCGAGGCGGCTGTGTGTCCACCGGAGCCGGGACGGCCGCGGCGTGCAGCTCCCGATGAGCCTGCGCCAGTGACTGACCGGCCAGCCGCGCCCTGATCCCGGCGTCGAAGTGGGGACACCGCGTGACGTCCTTGTGCCGACAACTGGTGCGCAGCGGCGCCGGGCACGTCTACGGCGTCGACCACTCCGCAGTGATGCTCCGCCAGGCGTCCCGGCGCAACGCCGCCGCGATCCGCGCCGGCCGTGTCACCCTGGTCCGGGCGCCGGTCGATCAGCTCCCGGCATCGTTCGACGGCCCCTTCGACGCCATCCTCGCCGTCAACTCCCTCGGGTTCTGGCCCGCACCTGTCGACCAGCTCACGGAGCTACGCCGACGACTCACGCCCCAAGGCCGCATCGCCATCGCCTCGCAACCCCGCTGTCCCGGCGCGACAGCGGACACGGCCCGCGCCGCAGCCACAGGGGTCGAGGACCTGTTGCGCAGCGCGGGCTTCACGCGGATGACCACGGAGACCCTGGCCCTCAGCCCGCCGGTGATCTGCGTCCTGGCCTCGGAGTAGATCGGAGTAGATCGGAAGAGAAAAGACACAGGCAGACAAGGCCACCAGCTCAGAGCAAAGGCAACTCAGAACAACGTCGGCGGTCCCACCGGCATCGGCTCCCCCAAAGCCTCCACCTCCGGCACCCGCCGCCGCACATCCTCATGGAACCGCCGAGCAAGCACCGGGGCGTCGGCGTTGTCCGGCGTGTGAATGAACACCGTCGGCGACCGCCCCTCCCGCAGCCAATCGGCGGTGATGTCGGCCCACGGCTGCCATCCCTCGACAGTGAGCTCGGCATCATCACGCCCGATATAGCGCACAACCGGAAAGCGCGTCAGAGCACGCGTACGGCGCGGAAGCCGCGGCTTCTTCGTCCACGCCTCACGCTCGGCATCGGAGCTCGGCGGAGTTTCGTATAGGACCGTCGTGTCGAACGGAACCCACTCCGCATCCGCCTCAGTCAGCAGCTTCTCCAGCTCCTGCACACTCTGTGGGTTCTCGAAGAAGGCGGGATGGCGTACTTCCACCGCATAGCGATACCCCTGCGGAACGCGGCTCAGGAAAGCAGCCAGCGTCGGGAGATCCGCAGGACCGAAAGATCCTGGCAGCTGGATCCACAAAGCGGCATGACGGCCCAGAGGCTCGATCGCCGTAAAGAACGTATGGAGAGCGCCCTCAGGGGCGAATACGTCGGGAGCCAGCCGTCGTTCATGCGTCACCGGCTTAGGAAGCTTGAGCAGAAAGCGGAAGTCCTCCGGGGCCTGCGCGGCCCACATCTCAACCGTGGCGCGGGACGGCGTCGCGTAGAAGGTGGTGTTGCCCTCCACCGCGTTGCACCACGTCGCATAGGCGGCGAGGCGTTCGCGCGGCGGCAGGGGATGCGGCAGCAGCCGTCCCTGCCACGGCGCCAGCGTCCACATCGCGCAGCCGACGTGCAATTTCATGCCGAAGAGCGTAGCGAACAGTCTCCGGCGTCGAACTGTCCGCAGCCACCCTGGCGTTCCCCGGAGCGTCCACCCTCCGTCCGCGTGGTGTGGTCAAACCGGCCGCGTACCAGTGCTTATATGAGGGGCATGGCGCTCTTGTCCCTCCTGCGTGCTCTGGCCGCCCGCGTCGACCGCTTCCAGCAACGGCATCGCGTGCTGGCGTTCCCGGTGGCGGTGTACCGGGAGATGCAAGTGGTGAAGGCCGGCTATCTGGGCGCCATGCTGACGTTCTACGCATTCATCTCACTGTTCCCGCTGCTGCTGATCCTCACCACCGTGCTCGGCGTCGTCCTGCGGTCGAACAAGAAGCTGCAGACGGACGTGCTGAACTCCGCGCTCGTCGACTTCCCGGTGATCGGCGAGCAGCTGAAGAGCAACATCCACGACTTCGGCCGCAACGGTGTCGCGCTGGTGATCTCCATCGTCGTCACCGCGATCGGCTCGCTGGGGCTGGCCAACGCCGCGCAGTACGCGATGAACCTGCTCTGGGGCGTCCCGGAGGACCGGCAGCCGAAGTTCCCCCAAGACTGGCTGCGCAGCTTCGGCATCATCGGGA encodes:
- a CDS encoding EamA family transporter — protein: MTIASGAVHSDGATQKPDKLKPDKPKRPAAATQHMTTTAWIALAAVYFVWGSTYLAIRYAIESIPPLSSAALRFTLAGLILLAFLAIRRGPSALRVTGRQLASAALIGTLLLLGGNGFVVLSEQYIPSGTSALLVASVPLWIVVWRAVARDRPTGRMLVGVLIGFGGLVVLMRPGGGGAHNYVLGVVLVLIASISWAFGSVASKVWLTPPKDSFVASAYQMVFGGIGCAIAAALHGEHFRPGAVTGTSVWATVYLVGAGSLVAFSSYVWLLKNAPISTVATYAYVNPVVAVALGALFLSETITLAVVVGGLIVVLGVAVVIATERR
- a CDS encoding LLM class flavin-dependent oxidoreductase, whose amino-acid sequence is MTSASPRLSCALPPTADVVARAGLAEDLGYHRVWLFDSPALFGDLWVALGRVAAATRTIRLGVGVTVPGLRHPMVTASAIASVAELAPGRLVVGIGTGATARFTLGLKPARWSATADYYRQVRALLDGRTVDIDGRPCRMMQLPGMGPERPVDVPLWLAVSGPKGVATAIDLKPPGVIWTSAPTSHGPWTDSALLRFGTVLDPGESHTDQRVLEAAGPGYAAIALHAAWEQDLTAIDQLPGGAEWRTEVEAELPPGQGHLAVHEGHLVRLTDRDRPAVAAAGPGIFALGWNGDASSLRDRIVRTAAAGVTEIVYVPAGPDPDRELRAFAAAMTP
- a CDS encoding YihY/virulence factor BrkB family protein; its protein translation is MALLSLLRALAARVDRFQQRHRVLAFPVAVYREMQVVKAGYLGAMLTFYAFISLFPLLLILTTVLGVVLRSNKKLQTDVLNSALVDFPVIGEQLKSNIHDFGRNGVALVISIVVTAIGSLGLANAAQYAMNLLWGVPEDRQPKFPQDWLRSFGIIGTMGLGVLSTTVMTALGEWASGHVFTGGLRAALLAASFVLTALLFWLGMRTATAKEVDARDLRLAAILTTLFWQGLQYLGGFIAAHQLRHASTLYGVFGLVLGLLAWIYLQARLTLLAVTTDVVRARRTWPRSLFD
- a CDS encoding class I SAM-dependent methyltransferase, whose protein sequence is MTSLCRQLVRSGAGHVYGVDHSAVMLRQASRRNAAAIRAGRVTLVRAPVDQLPASFDGPFDAILAVNSLGFWPAPVDQLTELRRRLTPQGRIAIASQPRCPGATADTARAAATGVEDLLRSAGFTRMTTETLALSPPVICVLASE
- a CDS encoding DUF72 domain-containing protein; the encoded protein is MKLHVGCAMWTLAPWQGRLLPHPLPPRERLAAYATWCNAVEGNTTFYATPSRATVEMWAAQAPEDFRFLLKLPKPVTHERRLAPDVFAPEGALHTFFTAIEPLGRHAALWIQLPGSFGPADLPTLAAFLSRVPQGYRYAVEVRHPAFFENPQSVQELEKLLTEADAEWVPFDTTVLYETPPSSDAEREAWTKKPRLPRRTRALTRFPVVRYIGRDDAELTVEGWQPWADITADWLREGRSPTVFIHTPDNADAPVLARRFHEDVRRRVPEVEALGEPMPVGPPTLF
- a CDS encoding TetR family transcriptional regulator C-terminal domain-containing protein produces the protein MAEVTTFADQPNAAHLWFAYWLDAGRRSRTRPLDEMHREVTSLLTELLTDVAVDDPRERAHALLSYLLGTVVQQMVTPLAFPALAAEITLLCGMS
- a CDS encoding cystathionine gamma-synthase is translated as MSASDAHAHAAFETLAIHAGQDPDPLTGAVVPPIYQVSTYKQDGVGGLRGGYEYSRSANPTRKALEDCLAAIEGGRLGLAFASGLAAEDCLLRTVCVPGDHVVIPADAYGGTFRLFAKVLSRWGLGWTAANMSDPAAVRAAVVPGKTKAIWVETPSNPLLGIANIAALAGVAHETGSLLVVDNTFATPYLQQPLALGADVVVHSTTKYMGGHSDVVGGALVVADEELGAELTYHQNAMGAVAGPFDAWLVMRGVKTLAVRMDRHCSNAQRIAEALVAHPKVTAVHYPGLPDDPGHEVAAKQMSGFGGMISFRVAGGEQEAVDICGRTELFTLGESLGGVESLIEHPGRMTHASAAGSPLEVPNDLIRLSVGIESVDDLLADLLRALG